Proteins encoded in a region of the Malaciobacter mytili LMG 24559 genome:
- a CDS encoding acetolactate synthase large subunit: MKMTGARMVIESLREERVKVVFGYPGGAIMNVYDEIYKQNHFEHILNRHEQASIHAAEGYARSTGKVGVAIVTSGPGFTNAVTGLATAYMDSIPLVVISGQVPTTIIGTDGFQEIDAVGISRPCTKHNYLVNKIEDLPRIIKEAFHIASTGRPGPVHIDIPKDITAQVADFVYPKEVNLPTYKPTVKYNKKQLKRAMSAISKAKKPLLYVGGGAILSNCGHEIRAFAKKTNIPVVETLMARGIMGHENPLLIGMLGMHGEFAANMAAHETDLLISLGARFDDRVTGRLDEFASKAKVIHVDIDPASIEKLVKADYPIVGDLKVTVEGMLESVEEYEFNDYSNWVALLNEYREKEPLRYIDSNTVIKPQWPIERVGKLLGDKAIISTDVGQHQMWTAQFYPFSFPRQFITSGGLGTMGFGLPAALGVAKANPDKVSINFTGDGSILMNIQELMTCVEAKLPVINIILNNNYLGMVRQWQTMFYENRLSQTDLSMQPDFKMLVEAFGGIGYRVSTKEEFDFALKDAVEKKKPAMIEVIVARNEEVLPMVPNGHALNEMTLIGDINE; this comes from the coding sequence ATGAAAATGACTGGCGCAAGAATGGTTATTGAATCATTAAGAGAAGAAAGGGTAAAGGTAGTATTTGGTTACCCTGGAGGCGCTATTATGAATGTCTATGATGAAATATATAAACAAAACCATTTTGAACATATATTAAATAGACATGAACAAGCATCTATACACGCAGCAGAAGGTTATGCAAGATCAACAGGAAAAGTTGGTGTTGCTATAGTTACAAGTGGACCAGGCTTTACAAATGCCGTTACAGGTCTAGCAACTGCATATATGGACTCTATTCCCCTAGTCGTTATTTCTGGACAGGTTCCAACTACTATTATAGGAACTGATGGTTTTCAAGAAATTGATGCTGTTGGTATTTCAAGACCTTGTACTAAACATAACTATTTAGTAAATAAAATTGAAGATTTACCTAGAATAATCAAAGAGGCATTTCATATTGCAAGTACTGGAAGACCAGGACCTGTACATATTGATATACCAAAAGATATTACTGCACAAGTTGCAGATTTTGTTTATCCAAAAGAGGTTAATTTACCAACTTATAAACCAACTGTAAAATATAATAAAAAACAGTTAAAAAGAGCAATGAGTGCTATTTCTAAGGCTAAAAAGCCATTGCTTTATGTTGGTGGTGGAGCTATTTTATCAAATTGTGGACATGAAATTAGAGCGTTTGCAAAAAAGACAAATATACCTGTTGTTGAAACATTAATGGCTAGAGGGATAATGGGACATGAAAATCCATTATTAATCGGTATGCTAGGTATGCATGGAGAGTTTGCAGCTAATATGGCAGCTCATGAAACAGATTTATTAATCTCACTTGGTGCTAGATTTGATGATAGAGTTACAGGAAGATTAGATGAATTTGCTTCAAAAGCAAAAGTTATTCATGTTGATATTGATCCAGCTTCAATTGAAAAATTAGTAAAAGCTGATTATCCAATAGTTGGTGATTTAAAAGTAACTGTTGAGGGTATGCTTGAATCAGTTGAAGAGTATGAGTTTAATGATTATTCAAATTGGGTTGCATTACTTAATGAGTATAGAGAAAAAGAACCATTAAGATATATTGATTCAAATACAGTTATTAAACCACAATGGCCTATTGAAAGAGTTGGAAAACTTTTAGGAGATAAAGCAATTATTTCAACTGATGTTGGACAACACCAAATGTGGACAGCTCAATTTTATCCATTTTCATTTCCAAGACAATTTATCACTAGTGGTGGATTAGGAACTATGGGATTTGGATTACCTGCTGCTTTAGGTGTAGCAAAAGCTAATCCAGATAAAGTTTCTATTAACTTTACAGGAGATGGTTCTATTTTAATGAATATTCAAGAGCTTATGACTTGTGTTGAAGCTAAATTACCAGTTATTAATATTATTTTAAATAATAACTATTTAGGAATGGTAAGACAGTGGCAAACAATGTTCTATGAAAATAGATTATCACAAACTGATTTATCTATGCAACCAGATTTTAAAATGCTTGTTGAAGCATTTGGTGGTATTGGATATAGAGTTTCAACAAAAGAAGAGTTTGATTTTGCATTAAAAGATGCAGTAGAAAAGAAAAAACCTGCAATGATTGAAGTAATTGTTGCAAGAAATGAAGAAGTATTACCTATGGTTCCAAATGGGCATGCTTTAAATGAAATGACTTTAATTGGAGATATCAATGAATAA
- the ilvN gene encoding acetolactate synthase small subunit yields MNNFNHYYDTETIRQVISVVVLNEHNALSRIVGLFSARGYNIDSLTVAPISGTEYSRMTIVTTGDKRIIDQIVKQLNKLIPVLKVNEHRNVIEKETVLIKIPIDQHLSDIEVIARAYNGHIQNVTEDAIVISATDEPHRIANFTNIINSRYNPLEVVKSGVVAMER; encoded by the coding sequence ATGAATAATTTTAACCACTATTACGATACAGAAACTATTAGACAAGTTATTTCAGTAGTTGTTTTAAATGAGCATAATGCTCTTTCAAGAATTGTAGGATTATTTTCAGCAAGAGGGTATAATATTGACTCTTTAACAGTAGCTCCAATTTCTGGAACTGAATATTCTAGAATGACTATTGTTACAACAGGAGATAAAAGAATTATTGATCAAATTGTTAAACAATTAAATAAATTAATACCTGTGTTAAAAGTAAATGAACATAGAAATGTTATTGAAAAAGAGACAGTATTAATTAAAATACCAATTGATCAACATTTAAGTGATATTGAAGTTATTGCAAGGGCATATAATGGACATATTCAAAATGTAACTGAAGATGCAATTGTTATTTCAGCAACAGATGAACCACATAGAATTGCAAATTTTACAAATATTATAAATAGCAGATATAACCCACTTG